The genomic stretch GGGGCGAGCCGTTCGGCGACGTCGGTCTGCTCCATGGCGAGCGCTCCGAGCGGGAGGGGTGTTTCGAACCGGAGGCGTATCCGTGCGGCGGGTACGAGTCGGCGCGAGCCGAGGACGGCGAAGACCGTGTCGGTGGGCTCGACCACGCGTTGGAGGCGATACCAGGTGGTGGCGGGGATACGGCGCAAATCCCGATCCGCACAGCCGCGCAGGTCGAGGGCGAGCATCGCGAAGTTGGCGTCGCGGGCGAGCAGATCGGCCGCGTGCACGGCTTGAGCGGGAGCGCGGCAACGCACCCAGAGGAGCTGGCGGAGGAGCTCGGGCGGCTCGATCGATTGGGGGTCGAAGCCGTCGGCCCCGTCCACGAGAGCAAGGAAACAGTGCCGACGCCGGGCGGCGTGGAGCAGGTGGAGAAGAAACAACTGGCCGCCGCTGCTGGGGGCGGAAAAGACCAGCTCGCTCAACGCTCCGCAGGGCAGGCCGCCGGACAGGGCGGCGTCGACGCCCGGGAGGCCGGTGGCCACGGTGGCGTCGCGCCCCGCCGCGGGATCCGTCCGGCAGCGGGGATCGATCTGCCGTCGCAGCCGCGCGAAGGCTTCGAGTCGATCCGGGGCGAGTGTGCGCATACAGGGTAGTGAACGTGTGATCACCATGTCGGCAAGCGGTATTTCCGCGTCCTCCGAGAAACCCGATTGCGCCGCGGCGGGGCGCGGACACGTTGCCGCCATGCGTTTCGTTCGGGCCGCGGCAGTCGCGGTCATTGCCGTCGTAAGTTCATCCTTTTTAATGAGTTCCAGCAGTTCCGCTTCTCCTCTGCGTTATCCCGAGACGAAGACCGTGGACGTGGTCGACCACTACCACGGGGTGGCGGTGGCGGACCCCTACCGGTGGTTGGAGGACGACAACTCCGCGGAGACCAAGGCGTGGGTGGAGGCGCAGAATCGGGTGACCTTCGGCTATCTCGAGGGCCTGTCGCAGCGGGAGGCCTTCAAGCGGCGTCTCGCGCAGTTGCTCGATTTCGAGCGCTTCGGTCTGCCGCACGAGCGGGGTGGGCGTTACTTCTTCACCCGCAACGAGGGACTGCAGAACCAGAGCGTGCTGTGGGTCGCCGAATCGCTGGACGCGGAGCCGGTCGTGTTGCTCGATCCCAACACGCTCAGCGTGGACGGCACCACGGCCCTGACCGGCTACGCGGTGTCGGAGGACGGTCGTTGGCTGGCCTACGGTCTGGCGGTCGCGGGCTCGGACTGGAACGAATGGCGCGTCCGCGACGTCGCGACGCGGCAGGACACCGGCGATCTCCTGCAGTGGGTGAAGTTTTCCGGGTGCTCGTGGGCGAAGGACGGCAGTGGTTTCTACTACTCGCGTTACGACGCTCCGGCCGAAGGCGCGAAACTCACCGGCGTGAACGAACACCAGAAACTCTGCTTCCACCGGCTCGGTACGCCGCAGTCGGAAGACCGTGTGGTCTATGTGCGGCCCGACCATCCGAAATGGGGTTTCGGCGGACGCGTGACCGAGGACGGCGCGTATCTCGTCGTGCACGTCTGGCAAGGGACGGAGCGGAAGAACCGAGTGCACTACCGGCGTTTGACGACCGATTCGGGCGAGCGCGTGTCGGACGACGCGGCGTTCGTGCCGCTGCTCGACGACTTCGACGCGGCCTACCACTTCATCGGCAACGACGGACCGATCTTCTGGTTCGAGACCGATGCGGACGCACCGAAGCAGCGTATCATAGCCGTGGATACGAGGAATCCCGGGCGCGCGCACCGGCGCGAGATCGTGCCCGAGAGCGACGCCACCCTGCGGGACGCCGCCTTCGTGGGCGGGCGGTTCGTTCTCCAGTACCTGCGGAATGCGCACAGCGAAGTGAAGACGTTCCTCTCCGACGGAACTCCGGCCGAAGCGATCGAGTTGCCCGGCATCGGTACGGCGTCGGGCTTCGGAGGCAGGGCCGACGCGACCGAGACCTTCTACGCGTTCACCGGCTTCACGACGCCGGGCACCATCTACCGCCACGACTTCGTCACGGGGCGAAGCACGATCTGGAAACAGCCGCGGGTCGACTTCGATCTCGACGCCTACGAGACGAGCCAGGTCTTCTACCCGAGCCGGGACGGCACGCGTGTATCCATGTTTCTGACACACAGGAAAGGTCTGAAACGCGACGGATCCAACCCCGTGCTCCTCTACGGCTACGGCGGGTTCGACGTCTCGCTCACCCCCGCTTTCAGCACCACCAATCTCGCTTGGATGGAGCGCGGCGGCATTTACGCCGTGCCCAACCTGCGGGGCGGCGGCGAGTACGGCCGCGAGTGGCACGAGGCGGGAACCAAGCTGAGCAAGCAGAACGTCTTCGATGATTTCATCGCGGCGGCCGAGTGGCTCGTGGCCGAGGGTTGGACCACGCGCGAGCGGTTGGGCATCTACGGGGGCTCCAACGGTGGATTGCTCGTCGGGGCGTGCATGACGCAGCGTCCGGAGTTGTTCGGCGCGTGCGTGCCGGCGGTGGGTGTGATGGACATGCTGCGTTTCCACAAGTTCACGATCGGGTGGGCGTGGACGAGCGACTACGGCAGCAGCGACGACGCGGAGCAGTTCGCGGCTCTCCATGCTTACTCGCCGCTGCACAATCTGCGCGAGGGCACGTGCTACCCGCCGACGTTGGTGACGACGGCGGACCACGACGACCGCGTCGTGCCCGCGCACAGTTTCAAGTTCGCGGCGCGTCTTCAGGCCGTGCAGGCGTGCGACGCACCGGTGCTCGTCCGCATCGATGTGCGGGCCGGGCACGGGGCCGGCAAGCCCACCGCCAAGGTCGTCGAGGAGGGAGCGGATCGGTTGGCGTTCTTGGCCGAGCATCTCGGGATGGAGTGACGGCGATGGAAAGCTTCGTTGCACCCGGCGCAGTAGCCCTCATCGTCCGCTTTCTCTCCGGTCGGACCGGTGGGCGCACTTCATGAATCGTATCCTGCTCGAGATCGCCGTCATCGCCCTTTTGCTCGTGGCCAACGGGGTGTTCGCCATGGCGGAAATCGCGGTGGTTTCTTCCCGCAAGGCGCGCCTCAAGAAGCTCGCGGACGAGGGCTCGGCACGCGCGCGGCAAGCGCTGGCGCTCGTGCAGGAGCCGACGCGTTTTCTATCGACGGTGCAGATCGGCATCACGCTCGTGGGCGTGTTGGCCGGCGCTTTCGGCGGGGCGACGCTGGCGCGGGAGCTAGCCGTCGTGGTGGCGCGGGTGGAGGCGCTCGCGCCCTTCAGCGACGCGATCGGCCTCTTCGTGGTCGTCGGTGCGATCACCTACTTCTCGGTGATCTTCGGCGAACTCGTGCCGAAGCGGGTGGCGTTGAGCAATCCCGAGGCGCGTGCGATGCTCGTCGCGCGGCCGATGTCTCTGCTCTCGAAGCTGGCAGGACCGGTCGTCGGTTTGTTGGCTGTATCCACCCAGGGGATACTCAAGCTCTTCGGTCTGGACAAGGAGGTGGAGCCGCCACCGTCCGAGGAAGAGATCTCGAACCTGATCGAGCAGGGCACTACGGCGGGGGTGTTTCACAAGGCGGAACGCGAGATGGTGGAGGGTGTGCTGCGCCTCGACGAGCGCGGCGTGACGGAGATCATGACGCGGCGAAACCACATCGTGTGGCTGGATCTGAACGCAGACGACGAGATCAACTGGCGTCGCATCGTCGCGAGCGGGCATTCGTATTTTCCGGTCTTCGACGGTTCGCGCGATCGGGTCGCCGGCATGGTCTCGGTGAAGGCGCTCTGGGCGAACGCCGCGATCGGTCTGCCGAACAACCTGCGCGATCACCTCGTGAAACCGTTCTTCGTGTCGGAGAGCCTCACGGTGGTGCAACTGCTGGAGACCTTCAAACGGTCGGGCCGGCACTTCGCGTTGGTGGCGGACGAGTTCGGGTCGGTGCAGGGGCTCGTCACGCTCATCGACGTGATGGAGGCGATCGTGGGCGATCTGCCCGAGCCGGGAGACCGCCGCGAGCCTCAGGCGGTGCAGCGCGACGACGGCTCGTGGCTCGTCGACGGTGCGATGGAGATCCGGGATTTGAAACGAACCTTCGAACTCGCCGGGACTTTACCCGGAGAGGACGAGGAGGACTTTCACACGCTCGGGGGTTTCGTGGTGTCGGAGTTGGAGCGCATTCCCAAGACGGGGGAAAAGTTCGAATACGCGGGCTGGCGGTTCGAGGTGGTCGACATGGACCGATTCCGCGTGGACAAGGTGTTGATGTCGCGTATCGCGCCGACGGACGTCGGTTTGGACGTGTCGGGCGAACGGATGCCTTGAGTCGCGCGGTCGAGTCGAGCTGCCCGCGACTCAGTCGGGCAGGAACCCGGTGCCCGAGGGGCGAGTCGGCGGCTGCAGTCGTGGGGGCGTGGCGGGTTGCGTCTCCCGCGTCGACGCAGATGTATCGTCGCCGGTAGGTGTTGCCGTCTGTGCCTCGGGCGGAGTCGTCGGGAGTGTGACGCGGGGTTTGTCCGGACGTTTGTCGACTCGGAGAGCGAATGGGATACGCCGTCCATCTCGCTCGACCTCGAGCGTGATGAATTGTCCGGGGCGTGCGGCGAAGATCTCGTCGCGCACGTCGTTGAGACGCCGGATGGAGGTGGAGCCGATGAGGCGGACGATGTCTCCGGGTCGGACGTCGGCGCGTGCGGCGGAACTGTCCTTCACGACGGAGGCGACGACGACGTTGCGCGAGATGTTGTTGGAGTCGGGTCGCTCGGCGAACTCGAGTGGCAGAGCACCGTAGTCCACGCTGCCGGTCGCGACGATGTCGTCGACGATTCTGCGGAGCGCGCGAGCAGGCACGAGGTAGGAGGACGAAATGTCCGGGACGGAGAAGACCGTCACGCCGACGAGAGCACCTGTGGCATCGACCACGGGCGAACCGCCGTCGCCGAGGCCCGCCGGCATGTCGACGCGCGTGTAGGTGAAGGGAAACACGCCGGTGGGCAGCGCGCTTTCGTAGCCTGTGACCATGCCCGAGGTGGGCGTCGGATCGAGCTCGAGCGGGAGAGCGACGCGAAGGACGCGGCTGCCGACGGGCGGCGCCGGAAGCGCTGCATCGGGAGGCAGCGTGGCGTAGTTTTCCGGCATCTTGAGCGCTTGCACCAGCGCGACGTTCGTCTGCGGGTCGGAGCCGACGAGTTCGGCGAGGTAGGACAGGCCGTCCTTCTCGATCCAGACGCGCGAGAGGGGTGCACCGCTACCCGTGTTGGTGACGACGCGCCCGGTGTCGTCGACGAAGAAGCCGGAGAACGCCCATTTCGTGACGACGCCGTCCGGACCTGGTTCTTCGACCATGACGACGCGAACGAGTGCGCTCGAGGCCGAACGGTAGAGGCCGATCGTGTCGAATTCCGCCGCGAGGGGCATAGCCGACGACACGAAGAGCAGCCCGACCCATGCCGCCACCCGGAGCCGAGTTCGGCTGGACACGTGCCGACCTTGCGTGCCCGTGCGGGCGCTCATTTCGGCGTTCAGAAGCTGACGGCGGCCGAAGCGGCACCCGTGCCCCAAAGCGGAGCGGCGTGAAGCGTGCGGACGACCTGAGCGTCGCTCGTTTCGTCGGACACGGAGAGCGTATGCGGTGCGGCAGCCGTCACGAATTGCCGGGGGGTGCTGGCCAAGACACCGATCTCACGGACTTTGTATTGAAGTTGCGACGGCCTTTCGGTCGAAACGGGCTCGAGGACCGCGTGGGAAGCGTGCGATGCGGTGGAGATGTACTGCTCTTCGAGGAGCGTGTAAGTCGGCTCGCTGGAAGCGTCGGCCAATTGTGCGGTCTCCGAAGCGGGGCGCTCCGCGGTTTCGGGGCCGGAGAAATGGAAAAAGACGGCGAGCGACGCTGCGGCCGCGGCCACGGGTGCCGCCCAACGCGCGACACGTGTCGCGCCTCGCCCGAACCGAACGTACCACGGAGAGACTTGCACCATCGTGGCGAGGCGACGCCTCTGGAATTCGCGGTCGAAATCCTCCCAGAATTCGCGGGTCGGCCGTTCGGCTCGTTTGACGGCCAGAAGCTGCTCGAGAGTGACGCGATGCTGAGATTGTTCCCGTGTTTCCGGCATGAGCGTTATTTCAAGTAATCTTGGAGGTGGGCCTGAAGCTGCTGTTTCGCGTAGTGAAGTCTGGACCGCACGGTGCCGACGCTCGTGCCGGTGATCTCCGCGATCTCTTGATGCGTGAGTTGGTCGACTTCGAACAGCGTGACGACAGTGCGATGGTTGAAAGACAGTTTTTGAAACGCTTCGTTCAATCTTTCCTGCAACTCGTTGACCAAGGTGCCCTTCTCGGTGGCGGCGTCGGAGACGAGCGCTTGGATGACTTCGACGTTGTGGTCGTCCTCGACCATTTTCTCGAGGCTGAAGAAGCGCTTGAGACGCGTGCGGCGCAGGTGGGAGAGCGTGCCGTTGATCGCGATGCGGTAGAGCCAAGTGAAGAACGTGGACGAACCCTGAAAACGATGCAGGGACTGGAAGGCCTTGATGAACGTCTCCTGCGTGAGGTCGGCGGCGTCCTCGCGATTGGAGGTGAGGTTGTAGACGACCCCGTAGATGCGCTCGCGATACTTGTGCATCAACTCGTCGAACGCGACGACCTCGCCGGCTCGGACGCGTTGAACGAGCCTGACGTCGGCGTCGGCTTCGTCCTTTCTCTCCGGGCTTAGCGCGACGGATCTTCCTAGTGCGCGCGAGAGGTTCATGACGAGTGGGGAAGCTGGACCGGATCCGCCCGTCGCGCAAATCCTAATTCGCGGGTTTGCGCCGCGGGTTTGCGCGAGTACCAGAGCGACTTCAAGCCGCCCCCGGGCGGAGCGTCGCGGCTTGGTCGACGAGAAGCGCGGCGAGGCTGCGCAGCAGAGACGTGTCGCGATCGACTACCGTGTCGAGCGCGAGCAGGCCCGAGTCGATCTCGTGGCGGAGAGCGCGCAGGCTGTCGGAGAAGACGTCGAGCTCGGCCATTTGGTGGACGCGGAGTCGGAGTTTCGAAGCGTCGTGGGCGCGCAGCTCGCCGCGCAGTGCGTCGGCGTCGTCGGCGGGCAGTTTTTCCATCAGAAGCAGGAGCGGCAGGGTGGTTTTGCCGCTGGCGAGGTCGGTGCCGAGGGTCTTGCCGAACGACGTCTCGTCGCCGGTGAAGTCGGCCATGTCGTCGTAGATCTGGTAGGCGGTGCCGAGGTGTCGACCGAACTCGCCGATCGCGTGTGCTTCGGGGACCTCCGAGCCGGACAGACGTGCGCCGAGGTAACAGGAGACGGCGAAGAGTTCGGCCGTCTTCAGGTCGATGACGCGCCGATAGTAGGCGAGGTCGCGCACGGCGGCGGCGGGTGCGAGGGTCTGCATGATCTCGCCCGCGCACACTCGGCGGGTGGACACGGAAACATGGCGGCAGACCTCGGTGGTGGGAAATTCGGATGCGAGGCTGAGGGCATGGGCGAAGAGCGCGTCGCCCAAGAGGACGGCGGTTTCCGGCCCGAATTTGCGGCTGGCGGTGGTGCGGCCGCGACGGACGTCGGCTTCGTCCATGATATCGTCGTGGACGAGCGTGGCGAGGTGGACCATCTCGACGACTGCGGCCACGCGGACGAGTTCGGGCGCGACGTGTTCGTCGCCGCGCCAGCCACTGAAGAAGACGAGGGCCGGACGGATGCGTTTGCCGCTGGTGTCGACGCAATAGAGCGCGAGGTCGCGGATCTCGGGTTCGAAGGAGTCGAGTTGCTCGTGCAGGAGTGAATCCAATGCGGCGAAGTGCGGACGGAGTCGGGCGAAGAACGTCGAGAGAGCCGATGGCGCTACGGTCTCGGATTGCGGCGAGGTGGGCATCAGGGAAGACGGGCCTTGCGACCGGTTTCGGCGGCTCGCGAGGTAGCGGGTTTCATCTGGCTCGGCATCGAGCGGTACCTTAACGGGATTCGTCATGAATCAAGACAATCCGCTGCTCGTGGCAGGGGGGATCGCGGCGGTGGCGGTGGTGGCGTGGTATTGGTGGAGCGACTACCGCGCCGTGCGGTGCGGCGCGGACGTGGAGCGAGGGTTTCCGGGTGCGACTCCGTCCACGCTGCGGATGTGTTTGATCGGAGTCGGTGGGGCGCTCGCATTGCTGGGCGCGGAGGTGGCCGGCGAGTATGCGCTCGGTCTGGTGGAGCAGCAGAGCAGGATGACGGTGTTGTTCGGGCTCTACACGTTGGCGGCGGCGTTCGGGGAGGAGTTGGTGTTTCGCGGATATCTCTTCGTCGGTGGACGGGGGCCGAGGATGTTGTGGGCTTCGATCGTGGCGTGCTCGCTGGTGTTCGCGTTGGCGCATCCGTTTCTCTGGCGTGTCGGGGAGGACGGACTGGAGTTCGTGTTCGGGATCAAGGAGGCGTTTTCGACCACGGCGGTGTTTGCCGGATCGGTGTGGTTTTATTGGTTGCGCTTCAATCGCGGGAATCCGACCCGCTCGCTCGTGCCGAGCATCGTGGCGCACGCGACGAAGAACGCCGGCGTCTTTGCCGTGAAGGCGGCGCAGGGTTTCGTGGTCGGTTGGTGGTGACGGCGGGCGACTCCGACGATTCTCAGACGAGGTGAAACCGCGGCAGGTCTTGCCCGTCGACGAGTCCCACGGGGCGGTCTTCGGAGTCGACGACGAGGAGGTCGTCGATCTTCGAGGCTTCGAAGATCTTGAGCGCGTCGACGGCGAGGGCGTCGGCGGCGACGACGATGGGTTTGCGCGTCATGAAGCGACCGACGGGTGCCAGGAGGAAATCGGGTCCGCTCAGCGCGCTGCGGCGGAAATCGCCGTCGGTGAAGACGCCGGCGAGTCGCCCGTCGGCGGGTTCGACGAGGGCCAGACAACCGGCCTTGGCGCGCGTCATGGCGACGATCGCATCCTGGATCGTCTTGTCGTGTGGCAGCACGGGGAAGTGTTCGCCGGTGCGCATCACATCGGAGACGCGCATGAGGAGCGTGCGCCCGAGATTGCCTGCGGGGTGGAGGCGAGCGAAGTCTTCCTTGGTGAAGCCGCGGTTCTCGAGCAACGCCATCGCGACCGCGTCGCCGAGTGCGAGCGCGGCGGTCGAGCTCGCGGTGGGCGCGAGTTCGAGCGGGCAGGCTTCACGTGGCACGCGGTAGGCGAGAGTGGCGTCGGCGGCGCGGGCGAGGGTGGATGTCGGGTGGCCGGTGAGGACCACTGCGACGAGACCGAATCGGCGTAGAAGCGGGAGCAAGCGCACCAACTCCTCCGTGGTGCCGCTGTTGCTGAGCAGCACGGCGGCGTCGCCTTCGCTGCACAGGCCGAGATCGCCGTGCCGGGCGTTGACGGGATCGAGGTAACACGATGGAGCGCCGATGCTGTTGAACGTGCCGACCAACTTCTGCGCGATGTGCGCGGATTTGCCGACGCCGCTGAAGATGATCTTGCGACCGGAGCGGATGGTGCGCTCGAGGATCGCGACCGCGGCGGTGAACGATTCGTCGAGTGCTTGGGCGGTGGCGAGGAGCGCTTCGGCTTCGATCGTGATGCAGCGCCGACCGCGCTCCAGCAGGGATGATTGCTCCTCGTTCATGATTGTGCTTTTCTCCCCGTCGATCGTGGCGCGAAGGTAGATCGGCATGATGTTCAAGCAATCCCTTTCATGGACCACCGGCAGGCTCGGGCGATGCGTGCTCGTCGTCGCCTGTGCGTGCATGCTCGCGGCTTGCGAGCGCGCCGTGGGGACGCGTGTCATGCAGGAGGGCGACGAGCCGCACTACCGCCGCGGCGTGCAGATGGCGCGCAGCGGACAGAGCCAGCTCGCGTTGGAGGCGTTCTTGAAAGTCATCGACAAGCGAGGCGGCGATGCGCCGGAGTCGCATTTCGAAGTCGGTCGGATCTACCTCGAACACATCCGCGATCCGATCGCGGCGATCTATCATTTTCGGAAGTACCTCGAGTCGCGTTCCAACGCACCTCAGGCGGCGCAGGTGCGGCAGTTGATCGATACGGCGATCAAGCAGTTCGCCGCCACGCTCGCGGCCAAGCCTTTGGAGCAACAGATGGAGCGGCTGGAGTTGCTCGACATGCTCGAGAAGCTCAAGGCGGAGAACGCCGCGCTGAGATCGGAGATGACCCGCATCGGAGCGCAGGTGCAAGTAGCGGGTAGCGGTGCCGCGCCACGCGTGCCCGCGGCCACGACTGCCGACTTCGGTCGGAGCGCGTTCGAGTCCGATGCGGTCGGCGAGGTGACACGCGTCGTGCCCGTGCCGGTGGAGCCGCCTCCGACCGCCGCCGCTGCGCAACGGCAGGTTGCTCCCGTGACGCAGTCGCCTGCGGTGAGTGTCGCGCCGCCGACGCGACCCGCCGCCGGTTTTCAATCCTACGTCGTCCAGCCTCGCGATACGCTCTACGCCATCAGCGTGCGTTTCTACGGCACGGGTAACCGCCATCACGCCATCTTGCAGGCCAACTCCGACCAGTTGCGTTCGGCCGGCGATCTGAAGCCTGGGATGGTGTTGCGAATACCGCCGCGGTAGTGCGGTTGCGCGGATCAGCCCGGCGGCCAATGCGGGTCGATGATTCCGGAACGCTTCAGCTCGCCCCCAGCCACGGGTCCATGTTGGTGGTGAAATGGCAGGCGTCGACTACGAGTATCGACGAGGCGTGCAAGGGCAGCGGCCCCGTGCCGAGCATGATGTTGGCATGGTGGCGCGTGTAGCCGGCGCGCACGCTGATCTCGTCGCAAATCGAATGCCAGCTCGCGCCCGTCCATAACCGCCGCGGTAGATCGACGCGGACCTCGAGGTCGCGGTGCTTTCGTACGGCGGCGAGAAACAGGGTCTGCGAGGTCGTGTCCGGACAATTGACGTGCCCTGCGCCCGTGGCTGCGAGAAGGCCCGCGATCGACGCGGTGTCTCCGTCCACGAACAGGGCCGGGCTTTCGTGCGTCGCTCGACGCACGCGCAGCACGAGTTCGCTCAAGCTTTCCGCGACGGCCCGATCGAACGTCGTCGCCGGCAACTCCGTCGGCGCATAGTCGGCTTCGAAGACGGCTGCCGGACATCCGGTGCGAGCGACCGCGTCGATCCAAGGCGCGAGACAATCGACCACGTGCGCGAGCGCATGCGCCGACTCGCGTGGTTCACGCGCGACGCGTTCGAGCAGCCGCGCACGTCCGAGCAGGGCCTCGGCGATCGCGAACGGTCCGGAGATCGGAAGCGTGCAGGCTCCGTTCACTTCGGCGTTCAAGGCCGGTGCGGCCTCGAGCACGGTCCGCAACGATGCCGCGGCGGGGTCGATCGGCTCGAGCTCGCGGAGTTGCTCGAGCGACTCGAACACGGGCGCACCCGCGACTATGCCCTCGCCCGCGTCGATCGCTTGCACCTGCATCCCCCACGCCTGCGCTTCCGCCAAGCGCGGTTGCACCACCGGTGCGACGCAGCGGTGTCCGTAGCAACGCCATGCGGTGGCGTGAGCGTCGAAGAGCAGTCTCGAGTCTTTGGATACGTCCCAAGGGGAACGCCCGATGAAGGCGGCTGCGTGGTCGTGGACGACGGCTTCCAGATGCATGCTCGAGTGCGAAACGGGTGAACCGGTGTTGGAGACCTAACCGACCTCGTGCCGCTGTCGATGCCCGAGCGTCAATCCCGCCGCATCTCTCGCAACACGGGCTCGAGCACACGCCACACTTCGTCGGCGATGATCTCGTGGCCCTCCGGGTTCGGGTGGATGCCGTCGGGCAGGTTCATTTCAGGGACGCCGCCGACGCCCTCGAGGAGAAACGGCACCAACGGCAGGCCCAGATCGGCCGCGACGCGCGGGAATACTTCGCGAAACGCCTTGGTGAATTCCGGACCCATGTTGGGTGGCGACTGCATCCCGGTGAGGATGACTCGCGCGTCGGGTCGCTTGGCCCGTACGGCGGCGACGATGCGCCGGAGGTTGGCCTCGGTTTCTTCGGGCGGTACGCCGCGCAGACCGTCGTTGCCACCGAGCGCCAAGACGAACACGGCCACGGGCCTGCGCAGGATCCAGTCCACGCGACGGGCACCCGCGGCGGTGGTTTCTCCGGAAAGGCCGGCGTTCACCACTTCGAAATCGAGTCCGGCCTCGCGGATGCGCTCCTCCAGCAGTGCGGGGTAGGCTTGGGCCGGATCCACGCCGAATCCCGCGGTGAGGCTGTCGCCGAAGAACACGATCGCGTCCGCAGCGCGTGCGTGCTGCGCCGGTGGGCCGAATGCGACGACCGCGAGAGTCAGCATCGGAAGAAACATGCGCACGAGTCTGCGGCCTGAGTTTGTCATGTGTCGGTTTCCCATTTCGCTCTGAGCCCTACATGGCTACGCCAGCGATTCTCAATGTCGAGCGACTGACCAAGGTTTACCCTTCCACGACCGGTTCGCTCACCGTCCTGCAGGATGTCTCCTTCGCGCTCGAAGCGGGTGCCACGGCCGCGATCGTGGGACCTTCCGGGAGCGGCAAGACCACCTTGCTCGGCCTCTGTGCCGGGCTGGACCGCGCGAGTTCGGGCCGCGTGCTGCTCGACGGCACCGATCTGGGCGCGCTCGACGAGGATGCGCGGGCGCGTTTGCGGCGCGATCTCGTGGGCTTCGTCTTTCAGAGCTTCAACCTCATGCCCACGCTCACCGCGTTGGAAAACGTCATGGTGCCGGCCGAGTTGCGCGGCGCCCGCGGCGTCGAGCCGCTCGCCCGAGAACTGCTCGGCAGAGTCGGCCTCGGAGATCGTCTCGATCACTACCCGGTACAGCTCTCCGGCGGCGAGCAGCAACGCGTGGCGATCGCCCGCGCCTTCATCAATCGTCCGCGCATCCTCTTCGCCGACGAGCCCACCGGCAATCTCGACGCCGACACTGCGAAGCGCATCGTCGACCTGCTCTTCGCGCTCAACCGCGACGCCGGCACGACGCTCGTGCTCG from Opitutales bacterium ASA1 encodes the following:
- a CDS encoding prolyl oligopeptidase family serine peptidase gives rise to the protein MSSSSSASPLRYPETKTVDVVDHYHGVAVADPYRWLEDDNSAETKAWVEAQNRVTFGYLEGLSQREAFKRRLAQLLDFERFGLPHERGGRYFFTRNEGLQNQSVLWVAESLDAEPVVLLDPNTLSVDGTTALTGYAVSEDGRWLAYGLAVAGSDWNEWRVRDVATRQDTGDLLQWVKFSGCSWAKDGSGFYYSRYDAPAEGAKLTGVNEHQKLCFHRLGTPQSEDRVVYVRPDHPKWGFGGRVTEDGAYLVVHVWQGTERKNRVHYRRLTTDSGERVSDDAAFVPLLDDFDAAYHFIGNDGPIFWFETDADAPKQRIIAVDTRNPGRAHRREIVPESDATLRDAAFVGGRFVLQYLRNAHSEVKTFLSDGTPAEAIELPGIGTASGFGGRADATETFYAFTGFTTPGTIYRHDFVTGRSTIWKQPRVDFDLDAYETSQVFYPSRDGTRVSMFLTHRKGLKRDGSNPVLLYGYGGFDVSLTPAFSTTNLAWMERGGIYAVPNLRGGGEYGREWHEAGTKLSKQNVFDDFIAAAEWLVAEGWTTRERLGIYGGSNGGLLVGACMTQRPELFGACVPAVGVMDMLRFHKFTIGWAWTSDYGSSDDAEQFAALHAYSPLHNLREGTCYPPTLVTTADHDDRVVPAHSFKFAARLQAVQACDAPVLVRIDVRAGHGAGKPTAKVVEEGADRLAFLAEHLGME
- a CDS encoding hemolysin family protein, coding for MNRILLEIAVIALLLVANGVFAMAEIAVVSSRKARLKKLADEGSARARQALALVQEPTRFLSTVQIGITLVGVLAGAFGGATLARELAVVVARVEALAPFSDAIGLFVVVGAITYFSVIFGELVPKRVALSNPEARAMLVARPMSLLSKLAGPVVGLLAVSTQGILKLFGLDKEVEPPPSEEEISNLIEQGTTAGVFHKAEREMVEGVLRLDERGVTEIMTRRNHIVWLDLNADDEINWRRIVASGHSYFPVFDGSRDRVAGMVSVKALWANAAIGLPNNLRDHLVKPFFVSESLTVVQLLETFKRSGRHFALVADEFGSVQGLVTLIDVMEAIVGDLPEPGDRREPQAVQRDDGSWLVDGAMEIRDLKRTFELAGTLPGEDEEDFHTLGGFVVSELERIPKTGEKFEYAGWRFEVVDMDRFRVDKVLMSRIAPTDVGLDVSGERMP
- the rpoE_1 gene encoding RNA polymerase sigma factor RpoE: MNLSRALGRSVALSPERKDEADADVRLVQRVRAGEVVAFDELMHKYRERIYGVVYNLTSNREDAADLTQETFIKAFQSLHRFQGSSTFFTWLYRIAINGTLSHLRRTRLKRFFSLEKMVEDDHNVEVIQALVSDAATEKGTLVNELQERLNEAFQKLSFNHRTVVTLFEVDQLTHQEIAEITGTSVGTVRSRLHYAKQQLQAHLQDYLK
- a CDS encoding polyprenyl synthetase family protein (frameshifted, insertion/deletion at around 1926837) — its product is MPTSPQSETVAPSALSTFFARLRPHFAALDSLLHEQLDSFEPEIRDLALYCVDTSGKRIRPALVFFSGWRGDEHVAPELVRVAAVVEMVHLATLVHDDIMDEADVRRGRTTASRKFGPETAVLLGDALFAHALSLASEFPTTEVCRHVSVSTRRVCAGEIMQTLAPAAAVRDLAYYRRVIDLKTAELFAVSCYLGARLSGSEVPEAHAIGEFGRHLGTAYQIYDDMADFTGDETSFGKTLGTDLASGKTTLPLLLLMEKLPADDADALRGELRAHDASKLRLRVHQMAELDVFSDSLRALRHEIDSGLLALDTVVDRDTSLLRSLAALLVDQAATLRPGAA
- a CDS encoding KpsF/GutQ family sugar-phosphate isomerase, with the protein product MPIYLRATIDGEKSTIMNEEQSSLLERGRRCITIEAEALLATAQALDESFTAAVAILERTIRSGRKIIFSGVGKSAHIAQKLVGTFNSIGAPSCYLDPVNARHGDLGLCSEGDAAVLLSNSGTTEELVRLLPLLRRFGLVAVVLTGHPTSTLARAADATLAYRVPREACPLELAPTASSTAALALGDAVAMALLENRGFTKEDFARLHPAGNLGRTLLMRVSDVMRTGEHFPVLPHDKTIQDAIVAMTRAKAGCLALVEPADGRLAGVFTDGDFRRSALSGPDFLLAPVGRFMTRKPIVVAADALAVDALKIFEASKIDDLLVVDSEDRPVGLVDGQDLPRFHLV
- a CDS encoding arylesterase, whose product is MFLPMLTLAVVAFGPPAQHARAADAIVFFGDSLTAGFGVDPAQAYPALLEERIREAGLDFEVVNAGLSGETTAAGARRVDWILRRPVAVFVLALGGNDGLRGVPPEETEANLRRIVAAVRAKRPDARVILTGMQSPPNMGPEFTKAFREVFPRVAADLGLPLVPFLLEGVGGVPEMNLPDGIHPNPEGHEIIADEVWRVLEPVLREMRRD
- a CDS encoding ABC transporter ATP-binding protein — encoded protein: MATPAILNVERLTKVYPSTTGSLTVLQDVSFALEAGATAAIVGPSGSGKTTLLGLCAGLDRASSGRVLLDGTDLGALDEDARARLRRDLVGFVFQSFNLMPTLTALENVMVPAELRGARGVEPLARELLGRVGLGDRLDHYPVQLSGGEQQRVAIARAFINRPRILFADEPTGNLDADTAKRIVDLLFALNRDAGTTLVLVTHDLELARLTSRVVRLRGGVVQPEAHP